One genomic window of Sebastes umbrosus isolate fSebUmb1 chromosome 15, fSebUmb1.pri, whole genome shotgun sequence includes the following:
- the triqk gene encoding triple QxxK/R motif-containing protein — MGKKDAIATGLPVDQYRKQIGKQDYKKTKLALKATRLRADLKKTSSGFRDAFLVIAAILFFVLCVYAFFYLNLSTELNLDLDVD, encoded by the exons ATGGGGAAGAAGGATGCCATTGCGACCGGATTACCAGTCGATCAGTACCGGAAACAGATCG gtaAGCAGGACTACAAAAAGACGAAGTTAGCCTTAAAGGCCACACGGCTGAGAGCTGACCTAAAGAAGACCTCCTCTGGATTCAGG GATGCATTCCTGGTCATCGCTGCGATTCTGTTCTTTGTCCTCTGCGTCTACGCCTTCTTCTACCTCAACCTGAGCACCGAGCTTAACCTGGATCTGGATGTGGATTAA